Part of the Pseudorasbora parva isolate DD20220531a chromosome 13, ASM2467924v1, whole genome shotgun sequence genome is shown below.
aaataaacaaaagtcTTATTGCACCTAtatccatgttttttttaaagtgtaatttttttCTGGAGCACAAACTATTTCAGTTTCACCACACAAAGCATTTTGTATTTTGCAGTGGGGCTGCGCTAACAAAGACCAAAGGCTTCAAAATGCATAGTCAGCAGTTCAATTTGGCATTTCAGATAGTCGGCACATTTGTGAATGTGTCCACCAGCACCGCCGCTGACTGTGGGAAAGGAGATATGCCACAGTATTGTACCCAAGAAAGTACCCTCTTGTGGTGTCCACACTCCCTCTACAAAGATGGATTATAGTTCGGGAGATTGAATGGGTTCTCTTTAAACTCCAATGCTACCAGCCACCACTACTTTGTAATACTCATTGAACAGAAGTTGATGAGAAAACAGCAATTGTTTCAAACCACGTGGTGTGAAGTAAAACAGAAAGACATTGTTCTTCCAGAACAACATAAGAAAGGAAATCTTGTTTTGTGATGTGCATGGCACTGAATGCAAAATTTGGATCCATTTATTTTATACACAAAGGCACTACGATAACCATAGCCTCAGTCTTTCCACAGATCCACAGGACTTTATGCTTAAGTGTCGTCGTTCAAACTATTCTTTGCAGAACTTGACATAAATTTTCCCAACTAAAACAATCAGGACTTAAAAAGCATGACATGGTTTATTGCTCTCTTGGTGGTATTAAATCCTTCAGTTTTCATCTCTTTGTGGATCGTCGTCATTTTGACCTTGGCCATTATTTTCTACACCTTGTCCATTCCAGTATATTCCACTCTGATCTTCTGGAAGGGGGGCGTAACTCGGATCTTCTTGAGGCGGGTCAAACAGAAATCGACTGCAAAAAGTCAATTTATATTTCTGATTTAGTTTGTTTCTTATGTTGAAGCCAAACACATGATAAGAAAATTTTTATAGTCATACTCACAAAATTTCAGGAGTGGCAAGAAGCTTTCTGCCTCCTGGCTGGTTAGGAAATACATCCTCCAGGAAGTAGTAAATGTGTCCTACACAAATCCCTATATAACAAAATTATatagtatatatgtatatgtatatatatatatgtatatatatatatatatatatatatatatatataataaatgtttctcaaGCAGCAAAtgagaatattagaatgatttctgaaggatcatgtgtcactgaagactggagtaatgatgctgacaattcagctttgcatcacattttaaaatatattcaaatggaaaacattttaaattgtacatTTCACACGTTTCACAAATGCATATAAGATGTAAgtattggttacactttattttaaggtgatgttGATGTTAGATTGTACTTAAGTACTGAGTCATATTAATTAACATTTACTATAGAGTTAGGGTTTGGTAtagggttagttacttgtaaGTATGCCTCATTTACTGTAATTACtaaagtaagtacatgtagtaatCTGTAACTACGTCACCTTAAAATTGTAAAAGTATTTAAAGTGCATTATTTAATCATTTTGTTTATGCAAAATCACACCTAAAATTATCATGAGCATTTCAGGACAAAAGTTAACTTACCCAAAAGATCAATAACAATAGAGTTGCCCAATAACAATGAGAATCCCATGAGCACCCAGGGAAGGAATGGGGCCTGGAAGTTGAGAAGGCCAAAGAAGTTCATGCGGATATAAGGGTTCCTTCTACTCCAGACATAAACCAGCATGATAGTGAAAGCCTGTCCTAAAAAGAACAGGTTGGCAAATAGACCAAAGAGCTATAGATATTGAAGTTAAAGAAATTAGACGAATGGAAAATGAATAAACTTATTTCATTTCTAGAAATGCATAACAGGAAAAGATTAAATGTTCCTTAAGAATAAACGTTCCCACTTTATGTTGTGTCCTTAAcaaactactatgtactaattTGTTGATTTAAGTATAATGTACTTGTTTCATTGCAAACCTCTTTTGCTGTTACTGAGGTGGGATATGGGTAATGTTAGGGACaggtgggtaggtttaagggtggGTTAAGGTGCAAGGGAAAGGTCAACAATGTAATTATAGATGTAATTAAATtctggtatttttaaaatataaatacaatgtaaaaacatttcaatgttagtacatagtagttaaaggattagttcactttaaaaggaAAATGACCATCTAAAATGGCTTGATTGACTGAATTAAATTTATATTGACATGTCTTTAACCTGTGGAAGTCTATTCTctccaaataaaaaaatattttaaaatatcatatattttatttattttgtaatttacaaatattttataacattatatttatGACATAAGGCATAATCATGAAATTTAAAGTTGAAATTCTGAGATCAAAAGTCATAACTTGCATATAATTTGGAACTATGAAAGTCATGAATCTGACAGTAAAAATTTACAAAAGGTTAAAATGATGAAACTGTCAATATtgacaaaaaagtaaatattatcATTATGCAATTATGATTGACAGGCAAAACTGACAAAAATTCAAATTTATGAGATAAAAATCCATAGTTgtaacaaaaattcaaaatgaaataaatcatAAGATCAAATGTATTGTGTATGACTGTGTGACatatgaattttaaaaaagcacAATAGTGCATCACAAAAGTGGTCCATACAATTCATCTACTTCTGTTTAACAGAGAGAGAATACACTTCATTTGTAATGTTTAGGgtaagtaatattttttttccaattttttttttacttttattcagtaaggtcacattaaatttacagtaaaacatttataaacatAAGGTTTCTATTTCCAATAAATCATGctctttttaactttctattcatctaagaatccagaaaaaaatgtatcacaaaAAATAGTGAGTAGCACAAAACCGTATttcaaaagcattaaaaaaatctcattgacctcaaacatttgaatggcagtgtacATATAGGCCTATAAGTTTCAATTTATTTTCAACATACATTATATGTTTTGGTGAAGAGATGCATGCTTGGCTGTTCTTAATGTGATGAATGTTTAAGGATACAGTCATAAGAACACCACCGAACAGGAACATGTAGACAAAGTCTGCCGTTCGACCACGGAAGGAGCCTTCCTCCAGCATTCGGCAGTAACGATATCTGCTCAGTCAAGGACGTAAACCCAGATGACCTACAGCACACAGCTGCACAGGAGCCAAACGGCTGTTATGCAAAGCAAACACACTGTGAAACTGTGAATCTGTTTTTGTGTGCACACTTCCATAACCAACAGAGAAACATTCAAATTGATCAAAAAGGATACAGAAAAATCATGTTGAACAAGAAACTAAATCCAAGAGGTCCAAAAAATAAGAAGTTTGTGATCAGTCGCCATACCTACATAAGGCAAAAAAACAATATCAAAACAAAAGAACACATAGCCTAACTGTTGTAATGAATACAGCCGTTTAAATGATTTGGGAACCAACCTGATATTTCTTTAATATCAGGTCAGGGTTAAAATAAAGTTGAAACGGTGTGATGAACTCCAGTTGCTGTAATACACAAAACAATGTCAAGCAAGTTATACGGTTTTTTTTAGTGGCCATGAAAAATTAACCTGTTTTGGACTATGACTCTTTGTGTCAAGCTATATCTTCAGATAACAGTCATTTTCTAATTATtgtttaaaatacataaataaccTCATTGTTAAGAGGCTAATATAGCACATCTAAAAATGTTTGTAGCTCTCTGGAGCAGGACTTTACTTAACATGTGATCATTACAAATTCAAAAAGTAAAGCTACGGCTtaagttaaacattttttacaagGATGTCATTGGTTCTTTAAGTA
Proteins encoded:
- the derl3 gene encoding derlin-3 codes for the protein MANSVTQEYMQIPAVTRAYTTACVLTTAAVQLEFITPFQLYFNPDLILKKYQVWRLITNFLFFGPLGFSFLFNMIFLYRYCRMLEEGSFRGRTADFVYMFLFGGVLMTLFGLFANLFFLGQAFTIMLVYVWSRRNPYIRMNFFGLLNFQAPFLPWVLMGFSLLLGNSIVIDLLGICVGHIYYFLEDVFPNQPGGRKLLATPEIFRFLFDPPQEDPSYAPLPEDQSGIYWNGQGVENNGQGQNDDDPQRDEN